Proteins from one Bartonella sp. HY328 genomic window:
- the queC gene encoding 7-cyano-7-deazaguanine synthase QueC, producing MKTYLICSGGLDSVSLAYILAERGDLHGILSFNYAQRHKKELYFAKLCADKLGVPFDLIDISSIGQAMSNTALTGDISVPDGHYAEESMKITVVPNRNAIFLSIAFGLASAKGANQVALAVHGGDHFIYPDCRPDFINSFAIMENYSLEGSVGLYAPFVQKTKADIVSLGKEVNTPFIETWSCYKGMELHCGRCGTCVERREAFYCAGVEDPTLYLDDNFWKTQIELGH from the coding sequence ATGAAAACCTATCTCATCTGCTCTGGCGGTCTCGATTCTGTGTCTTTAGCTTATATTTTAGCTGAACGCGGAGACCTTCATGGTATTCTTTCATTCAACTATGCGCAAAGACATAAAAAAGAACTGTACTTTGCAAAATTATGTGCAGACAAACTTGGTGTACCCTTTGATTTAATCGATATTTCATCAATTGGCCAAGCTATGTCCAATACCGCACTTACTGGTGATATTAGCGTTCCAGATGGTCATTATGCTGAAGAAAGCATGAAAATAACCGTCGTACCCAACCGTAATGCTATTTTTTTAAGCATTGCTTTTGGCTTAGCAAGTGCCAAAGGTGCAAATCAAGTGGCATTAGCTGTGCATGGCGGCGATCATTTTATCTATCCCGATTGCCGGCCAGATTTTATCAATAGTTTTGCTATAATGGAAAATTATTCGCTTGAGGGCAGTGTTGGCCTTTACGCTCCTTTTGTACAAAAGACCAAGGCAGATATTGTTTCACTTGGCAAAGAAGTAAACACGCCTTTTATTGAAACGTGGTCTTGCTATAAAGGGATGGAGCTACATTGCGGCCGTTGTGGTACCTGTGTTGAGCGGCGCGAAGCGTTTTATTGTGCAGGCGTTGAAGACCCTACCCTTTATCTTGATGATAATTTTTGGAAAACCCAAATTGAATTGGGACATTAA
- the queF gene encoding preQ(1) synthase — MTSTTNIYQGLTQLGGDNSLPTSPEVAILEKVANPQADISYNVRFTIPEFTSLCPITGQPDFAHIVIDYVPDQWLVESKSLKLFLGSFRNHGAFHEDCTIHIARRLVDLLAPKWLRIGGYWYPRGGIPIDVFWQTGNSPDGVWIPDQGVPSYRGR; from the coding sequence ATGACGAGTACAACTAATATTTATCAAGGCCTAACCCAACTTGGAGGCGACAATAGTCTACCAACTTCACCAGAAGTGGCAATTTTAGAAAAAGTTGCAAACCCCCAGGCTGATATTTCTTATAATGTTCGCTTCACAATTCCGGAATTTACCTCCCTTTGCCCAATAACTGGCCAACCCGATTTTGCCCATATTGTGATTGATTATGTTCCAGATCAATGGTTGGTTGAAAGCAAATCTTTAAAATTATTTTTGGGGTCCTTCCGCAATCATGGTGCTTTTCACGAGGATTGCACTATTCACATCGCAAGGCGTTTGGTTGATCTTTTAGCGCCAAAATGGTTGCGTATTGGCGGCTATTGGTATCCACGTGGCGGAATTCCAATTGATGTATTTTGGCAAACGGGCAACTCGCCTGATGGCGTCTGGATTCCCGATCAAGGCGTGCCATCTTATCGCGGACGTTAA
- the rpsB gene encoding 30S ribosomal protein S2, with protein sequence MAVPDFSMRQLLEAGVHFGHQTHRWNPKMAPYIYGERNNVHIIDLSQTVPMLHRALQVISDTVARGGRVLFVGTKRQASEIIADAADRSAQYYVNARWLGGMLTNWKTISNSIQRLRKLDEILANEGQGFTKKERLNLEREREKLDRALGGIKDMGSVPDLMFIIDTNKEAIAIQEAKRLGIPVIAVVDTNCDPDNIDYPIPGNDDAARAISLYCDLVARAALDGIARQHGASGIDIGAQVDAPVESIVEEAVASN encoded by the coding sequence ATGGCAGTGCCTGATTTTTCAATGCGCCAGTTGCTTGAAGCTGGTGTTCACTTTGGTCACCAAACACATCGTTGGAATCCAAAGATGGCTCCCTATATTTATGGTGAGCGTAATAATGTTCATATTATCGACCTTTCACAGACTGTACCTATGTTGCACCGCGCTTTGCAGGTGATTTCAGATACAGTTGCTCGTGGCGGCCGTGTTCTTTTCGTTGGTACAAAGCGTCAGGCTTCGGAAATTATTGCTGATGCTGCTGATCGTTCTGCGCAGTATTATGTTAATGCTCGCTGGCTTGGTGGTATGCTCACCAACTGGAAAACAATTTCTAATTCAATTCAGCGTCTTCGCAAATTGGATGAAATTTTGGCCAATGAAGGTCAAGGCTTCACCAAGAAAGAACGCTTGAACCTTGAACGTGAGCGTGAAAAATTGGATCGCGCTCTTGGTGGTATCAAGGATATGGGTTCTGTTCCTGACTTGATGTTCATCATCGACACCAATAAGGAAGCTATTGCTATTCAAGAAGCAAAGCGTCTTGGCATTCCTGTAATCGCTGTTGTTGATACCAATTGTGATCCAGATAATATTGATTATCCAATTCCTGGTAACGATGACGCAGCGCGCGCAATTTCGCTTTATTGCGACCTCGTTGCTCGTGCAGCTCTTGACGGTATTGCTCGTCAGCATGGCGCAAGCGGTATTGATATTGGTGCGCAGGTTGATGCACCAGTTGAGTCGATCGTTGAAGAAGCTGTAGCTTCTAACTAA
- the tsf gene encoding translation elongation factor Ts, with the protein MSISASQVKELRELTGAGMMDCKAALAATDGDMEAAVDWLRAKGIAKADKKAGRTAAEGLIGLASNGNTAVLVEVNSETDFVARNDAFQALVNGVAQAALTTDGSVEAVADASYPGSSKTVADTIKDSIATIGENMNLRRVAKLSVDKGVVATYIHNAVADGLGKLGVLVAIETDGDATKAQAVGRQIAMHIAATNPLALTSEEVDAGAIEREKSVFSEQARQSGKPENIIEKMVEGRMRKFFEEVVLLSQAFVINPDITVEAALKEAEKEIGAPVKLVSYVRFALGDGIEKEETDFAAEVAAVAKS; encoded by the coding sequence ATGAGCATTTCCGCATCTCAAGTTAAAGAACTTCGCGAATTAACCGGCGCCGGCATGATGGATTGTAAAGCCGCACTTGCTGCAACTGATGGCGACATGGAAGCAGCCGTTGATTGGCTTCGCGCTAAGGGTATCGCTAAGGCTGATAAAAAGGCTGGCCGTACAGCTGCTGAAGGTTTGATTGGTCTTGCATCCAATGGCAATACTGCTGTTTTGGTTGAAGTAAACTCTGAAACTGACTTTGTTGCACGTAACGATGCATTTCAGGCACTTGTAAATGGAGTGGCCCAAGCTGCTCTTACAACTGATGGTTCAGTTGAAGCTGTTGCTGATGCAAGCTATCCTGGTTCAAGCAAAACTGTTGCAGACACTATTAAGGATTCAATCGCAACCATCGGCGAAAACATGAATTTGCGCCGCGTTGCTAAGCTTTCCGTTGATAAGGGCGTTGTTGCAACCTATATCCATAATGCTGTTGCTGATGGTCTTGGTAAATTGGGTGTTCTCGTTGCTATTGAAACCGATGGCGACGCAACTAAAGCACAGGCTGTTGGCCGCCAGATTGCTATGCATATTGCTGCAACCAATCCACTTGCTTTAACTTCAGAAGAAGTTGATGCTGGTGCTATTGAGCGTGAAAAATCAGTATTTTCTGAGCAAGCTCGTCAATCAGGCAAGCCAGAAAACATCATCGAAAAGATGGTTGAAGGTCGTATGCGTAAGTTCTTTGAAGAAGTTGTTCTTCTTTCACAGGCTTTTGTTATCAATCCTGACATCACCGTTGAAGCAGCATTAAAAGAAGCTGAAAAAGAAATTGGCGCACCAGTTAAGCTTGTAAGCTATGTTCGCTTTGCTCTTGGTGATGGCATTGAAAAAGAAGAAACAGACTTTGCTGCTGAAGTTGCAGCTGTTGCAAAAAGCTAA
- a CDS encoding protein-disulfide reductase DsbD domain-containing protein, with protein sequence MAIEYFKRNITLQIVTALCLFFSLSLANAQTVNHTAMEGADISIFFSNEEINNEPQWRYGLIDVSLHPNWKTYWKNSGSSGLSPQLQIENGINSELLFPVPHLSQQGRDWAYIYKQRAQIVFRIATTDVSTDTIKGNLLIGICDTICVPVDVPFIFNSKSANNFVSQLKVKAALNALPKKADRNFYAEKLQILDKSIQLTLHVPNNNENTEIFLAAENAQIGVAKPISEELGKIVFSAPILSGKIANEQKIDFIAKNGNDAISGSLNTDR encoded by the coding sequence ATGGCGATTGAATATTTTAAAAGAAATATTACTTTACAAATTGTTACTGCATTATGTTTATTTTTTTCATTAAGCCTCGCGAATGCTCAAACGGTTAATCATACTGCGATGGAAGGTGCCGATATTTCCATTTTTTTCAGCAATGAGGAAATAAATAACGAACCGCAATGGCGTTATGGATTAATTGACGTAAGCCTACACCCCAATTGGAAGACCTATTGGAAAAACTCAGGCAGCTCTGGCCTTTCACCGCAATTACAAATTGAAAATGGCATCAACAGCGAATTATTGTTTCCTGTCCCTCATTTATCACAGCAAGGTAGAGATTGGGCTTATATTTATAAACAACGTGCTCAAATTGTTTTCCGCATAGCGACTACTGACGTTTCAACTGATACAATAAAAGGAAATTTATTGATCGGAATTTGCGATACTATTTGTGTGCCGGTTGATGTTCCCTTTATTTTCAATAGCAAGTCAGCCAATAATTTCGTCAGCCAGTTAAAGGTAAAAGCGGCATTAAATGCTTTACCAAAAAAGGCTGATAGAAATTTTTATGCAGAAAAACTTCAAATCCTCGACAAATCTATTCAATTAACCCTGCACGTCCCCAATAATAATGAAAATACAGAGATATTTTTGGCCGCAGAAAATGCACAAATAGGCGTAGCTAAGCCGATAAGCGAAGAACTGGGTAAAATAGTCTTTTCTGCACCGATATTGTCAGGGAAAATCGCAAACGAGCAAAAAATAGACTTTATTGCCAAGAATGGCAATGATGCTATTTCTGGCTCTTTAAATACTGATCGTTAA
- a CDS encoding DNA cytosine methyltransferase, producing MNTKKTLTYIDLFAGAGGLSEGFINRGFEPIIHIEMNADACYTLKTRLAYHHLLKNNKLGVYESYLKGRISKQDLYSQLPASFLDTVLNLRIEENTLDHIYNQIDKNLNLLNIRSVDLLIGGPPCQSYSLIGRHNVDWDTDQRVSLYKLYGQILAKYKPSMFLFENVPGILSANKGEYFNDLKHYYDKIGYDVNYQILKAEEFGVLQSRRRVIIIGSLKEKKLVYPEFEKETPLYTVADVFHDLKILKPGDSITVDKYQKEASDYQRKYRIRCDFNFYTQHIARSHNKNDLAIYKIAQDKWNNENHRLKYNDLPKRLRTQNNVSSFLDRFKVVDINGLSHTLVAHIAKDGHYYIHPTQLRSISVREAARLQSFPDNYFFEGSRSAAFTQIGNAVPPLMSYALAKKIQEILWER from the coding sequence ATGAATACAAAAAAAACACTAACATACATAGATCTTTTTGCTGGTGCTGGTGGACTTTCAGAAGGGTTCATTAACAGAGGCTTTGAACCAATTATCCATATTGAAATGAATGCAGATGCTTGTTATACATTGAAAACGAGACTAGCCTACCATCATTTATTAAAAAATAATAAACTTGGTGTTTATGAAAGTTATTTGAAAGGTAGAATATCTAAGCAGGACTTATATAGTCAATTGCCCGCGAGCTTTTTAGATACTGTTTTAAATTTAAGAATTGAAGAAAATACGTTAGACCACATCTATAATCAGATAGACAAAAATCTTAATTTACTAAATATTAGATCCGTTGATTTATTAATTGGAGGTCCGCCTTGCCAATCTTACTCACTTATTGGACGTCATAACGTAGATTGGGATACTGACCAACGTGTGAGTCTGTACAAATTATATGGTCAAATTCTTGCAAAATATAAACCTAGCATGTTTTTATTCGAGAATGTTCCGGGTATTCTAAGCGCAAACAAAGGCGAGTATTTTAATGATCTTAAACATTATTATGATAAAATTGGATATGACGTCAATTATCAAATTTTAAAAGCAGAAGAGTTTGGTGTTCTGCAATCAAGGAGGCGGGTCATTATTATTGGAAGCTTGAAAGAAAAAAAGTTAGTATATCCCGAATTTGAAAAAGAAACACCGCTATATACAGTAGCTGATGTTTTCCACGATTTAAAAATATTAAAACCTGGTGATTCTATAACCGTAGATAAATATCAAAAAGAAGCATCCGACTATCAAAGAAAATATCGGATTAGATGTGATTTTAATTTTTATACCCAACATATTGCAAGATCTCATAATAAAAATGATCTAGCTATTTATAAGATTGCGCAAGATAAATGGAATAATGAAAACCATCGATTGAAATATAATGATCTTCCTAAAAGATTGAGAACTCAAAATAATGTTTCATCTTTTTTAGATAGGTTTAAAGTAGTTGACATAAATGGTCTTTCACATACTTTAGTTGCGCATATTGCAAAAGATGGACATTACTATATTCATCCAACTCAACTTCGCTCAATTTCTGTTAGAGAGGCTGCAAGATTGCAATCGTTCCCAGATAATTATTTTTTTGAAGGCTCACGAAGTGCAGCATTTACCCAAATAGGAAATGCTGTGCCACCCTTAATGTCATATGCATTAGCTAAGAAAATTCAGGAGATATTATGGGAAAGATAA
- a CDS encoding ATP-binding protein yields the protein MGKIKAKSHILSLLGDQLIGSDGLAIFELVKNAYDADAENVNIEFKNLNTSDQEIIIADDGHGMSTEVIDKVWFTVGTDFKRKVDGKKSPKGRVSLGNKGVGRLAVHKLARQIKVETKTLEQATYSEFIINWRELIDSQEYIQDLEVEIEQCSASADKFPKNQGTIITLSGLYNTNWSKTQLRDVVRAIENIKNPFKDIDGFNVIVNANEKQVWLEGLKSSTDILRDSLYQFEFVITPWIKGADNKKNIDPNDIAEFRWKYVFNPSSQINIDKRNIDFQPLSTGVENKNLLLVGSILSNSIEGVTDTSKYLRNKDIERIGQISGRFYVFNLHRKILESNFGGQITAVKNYINENCGVRIYRDNIRVFNYGEPSDDWLGLDLQKIRRTGDHFGRKVTIGAIELDLAASDNGLQEKTNREGFFENEVYSRLKNIVNVVFNLFENEAKKDKVKIDEFTSGQAPIKKIGFSETVQELINKLEQKGLTKEFGPLINKVKQDYDEMRDIMVNSGMTGLNLGVAFHEIEREMRYIDKELMIPNIEMQSIKDKVKDLIQLLSFISPLLKQQKNVEIKVSKYINNLKLRYEGRFKRHNIIFSSPILTGENEDFKIVGQSNLLANTFSNMIDNAIFWLEARYDRESKETYKKGLYIGTDMKSFGGPAVIIADNGTGFTQDPETLITPFVSTKPDGMGLGLYFSSMVMDITKGKLLFPDVEDLDIPKVYDGACVALVFPNK from the coding sequence ATGGGAAAGATAAAAGCAAAAAGTCATATTCTTAGCTTGCTAGGTGATCAACTTATTGGGAGCGATGGCTTAGCAATTTTTGAATTAGTAAAAAATGCTTATGACGCTGATGCAGAAAATGTGAATATTGAGTTTAAAAATTTAAATACGTCAGATCAAGAAATTATTATTGCAGATGATGGGCACGGAATGTCTACCGAGGTAATAGATAAAGTTTGGTTCACTGTTGGAACTGACTTTAAAAGAAAGGTAGATGGTAAAAAAAGTCCAAAAGGGCGAGTTTCTTTGGGTAATAAAGGTGTTGGTCGACTAGCTGTTCATAAGCTTGCCAGACAAATTAAAGTTGAAACAAAAACTTTAGAACAAGCTACCTATAGTGAGTTTATTATTAACTGGAGGGAGTTAATTGATTCACAAGAATATATACAGGATCTAGAGGTGGAGATTGAGCAATGTAGTGCGAGCGCTGATAAATTCCCAAAAAATCAAGGCACTATAATTACACTTTCCGGTTTATATAATACCAATTGGAGTAAGACCCAATTGCGCGATGTTGTTCGCGCAATTGAAAATATTAAAAATCCATTTAAAGACATCGATGGTTTCAATGTGATTGTTAACGCTAACGAAAAACAGGTTTGGCTTGAAGGATTGAAATCATCAACAGATATTTTACGCGATAGTTTATACCAATTTGAATTTGTAATAACACCTTGGATTAAGGGTGCTGACAATAAAAAAAATATTGACCCCAATGATATTGCAGAATTTCGTTGGAAATATGTTTTCAATCCGTCGAGCCAGATAAATATAGACAAAAGAAACATAGATTTTCAGCCTCTTTCTACAGGAGTTGAAAATAAAAACTTATTATTAGTTGGGAGTATATTATCTAATTCAATAGAAGGTGTTACAGACACTTCAAAATATCTACGAAATAAAGATATTGAACGCATAGGCCAGATTAGTGGTCGCTTTTATGTTTTTAATTTGCATAGAAAAATACTAGAATCAAATTTTGGTGGGCAAATTACTGCAGTTAAAAACTACATAAATGAAAACTGTGGAGTTAGAATTTATAGGGATAATATAAGAGTTTTTAATTATGGTGAACCATCAGATGATTGGTTAGGGCTTGATTTACAAAAAATACGCAGAACAGGTGATCATTTTGGTCGAAAAGTTACTATTGGAGCTATAGAACTAGATTTGGCAGCTAGTGATAATGGATTACAGGAAAAAACTAATCGAGAAGGCTTCTTTGAAAACGAAGTATATAGTCGTCTTAAAAATATAGTTAATGTCGTTTTTAACTTATTTGAGAATGAGGCAAAAAAAGACAAGGTAAAAATTGATGAATTTACTTCAGGTCAAGCACCTATAAAAAAAATTGGTTTTTCAGAAACTGTTCAAGAGTTAATAAATAAATTAGAGCAAAAAGGATTAACTAAAGAATTTGGACCTTTGATCAATAAAGTTAAGCAAGATTATGATGAAATGAGAGATATCATGGTTAATTCAGGGATGACGGGGCTTAACTTAGGGGTTGCATTTCATGAAATTGAACGAGAAATGCGCTATATAGATAAAGAATTGATGATACCCAATATTGAAATGCAATCTATCAAAGACAAAGTAAAAGATTTAATACAATTATTAAGCTTTATCTCTCCATTATTAAAACAACAAAAAAATGTTGAAATAAAAGTTTCTAAATATATCAATAATCTCAAATTAAGATATGAAGGGCGATTTAAGAGACATAATATTATATTTTCAAGTCCAATTCTAACAGGAGAAAATGAAGATTTTAAAATTGTAGGACAATCAAATTTATTGGCTAATACATTTTCAAATATGATCGATAATGCTATTTTTTGGTTGGAGGCTCGTTATGACCGAGAGTCTAAAGAAACCTATAAAAAAGGATTATATATCGGTACAGATATGAAGTCTTTCGGTGGCCCAGCCGTTATTATTGCTGATAATGGAACAGGATTTACTCAAGATCCGGAAACATTAATCACACCATTTGTTTCAACAAAACCAGATGGCATGGGCCTAGGCTTGTATTTTTCTAGTATGGTTATGGATATAACTAAAGGTAAATTACTATTTCCTGATGTGGAAGATTTAGATATACCTAAAGTATATGATGGAGCATGTGTGGCTTTAGTTTTCCCTAACAAGTAA
- a CDS encoding site-specific integrase — MPIFPVLQETLEAGPTSDLAFIGGANKQPLTNESFGNQFRKACRAAGIEKSAHGVSKISAARAAIAGATIAQLKALFGWENDEMASHYTKSADRRAKQIIGKLGNRNK, encoded by the coding sequence TTGCCGATTTTTCCGGTGCTGCAAGAAACACTGGAAGCTGGCCCAACAAGTGACTTAGCTTTTATTGGTGGGGCCAACAAACAGCCATTAACCAATGAATCATTTGGCAACCAATTCAGAAAAGCCTGTAGAGCCGCAGGAATTGAAAAATCAGCGCATGGAGTAAGTAAGATAAGCGCGGCCCGTGCTGCTATTGCTGGGGCAACTATAGCGCAATTAAAAGCATTGTTTGGCTGGGAAAATGATGAAATGGCTTCACATTATACGAAGAGCGCCGACCGCAGAGCAAAGCAAATTATTGGAAAATTAGGTAATCGGAACAAATGA
- a CDS encoding gluconokinase: MQLIKKPIGVVVMGPSGVGKTTIAQLLVNKTHWRFAEADEFHPQANKDKMAAGIPLNDEDRKPWLERLKNLIDKNAQNSENTIITCSALKRIYRDILRQTQHANIFFAELYGPETLVAERISNRQHDYMPASLLDSQYAILESLQIDEFGARFSISIAPDEISNEILTALDYHATNGEY, from the coding sequence ATGCAATTAATTAAAAAACCTATAGGTGTCGTCGTTATGGGGCCGTCAGGTGTTGGAAAAACAACGATCGCACAATTATTGGTCAATAAAACCCATTGGCGATTTGCTGAAGCTGATGAATTTCACCCACAAGCCAATAAAGATAAAATGGCGGCTGGGATACCGCTTAATGATGAAGATCGCAAACCTTGGCTTGAACGACTAAAGAATTTAATTGATAAAAATGCGCAAAATAGTGAAAATACTATCATTACTTGTTCTGCGTTAAAGCGCATATATCGTGACATATTACGGCAAACACAGCATGCTAATATATTTTTTGCAGAACTTTACGGCCCCGAAACTTTGGTGGCCGAGCGAATTTCAAATCGCCAACACGATTATATGCCGGCATCATTACTTGATTCCCAATATGCAATATTAGAATCTTTGCAAATTGATGAGTTTGGAGCGCGCTTTTCTATATCAATCGCGCCCGATGAAATCAGCAATGAAATTCTAACCGCTCTTGATTATCATGCTACAAATGGTGAATATTGA